One window of Bacillus sp. (in: firmicutes) genomic DNA carries:
- a CDS encoding type IA DNA topoisomerase — protein MAVKLILTEKPSVARNIADALKIKGKQDGFYEGNGYCITWAFGHLLQLYDAKDYEPSMKSWRMEKFPFIPERFRYKVKSSPKNRDYKDAGAEKQLKTIYRLCKRTDVDTIISACDYDREGQIIGDTIIYNLKVNKPIYRLLLNEWTPYEVLKGLQSLKRNEELRPLQDAGISRQWADWVIGINLTSVATLKYQKGKGQALNIGRVLLPTLKIIYDRDEEIKNFVPESYCKLTATFRTANNEYYEAVYHEDKEDKFKDANHLQLIQQALDGKKGKILDKQVERKKEYSPYLFNLSNLQGTITSKFKGWTSDKVLKIAQSLYEKKFITYPRTASVVLEESLVERAAKVLEGLKEDHPFKDEIAFSKLKRVFDNSKVESHSAIIPTYLKPKSLTSDEEIVYNAIKNRFIAQFMPIAEYEETKFVTKVEGIPGLFHSQGKVQLVEGWKKIEQIESKDTILPLVEINEIVDIEKHELTSHMTKPPKHHTEKTLLRVMETCGKSYKGEDSEEMLVAILSGFSIGTPATRAETIKKLKDVGYITTQNKNLVCTELGRKLVETFPIKALFDLEFTGRLEKTLADIEKQKYSKEAFLKVIFDFTVDAVSKIKIDQEITIHEVASEKIVVEPLGKCPLCSHAVIEGKKGFGCSNWKSGCKFVIWKNDKLLASLKKKPTKTMVKMLLKNGVVHVKGLTSKNGNKFDANLRYVKNPQNEYFSWKMEFN, from the coding sequence ATGGCTGTTAAATTAATTTTAACTGAGAAACCATCGGTTGCGAGAAACATTGCTGATGCGCTGAAAATAAAAGGGAAACAAGACGGATTTTATGAGGGCAATGGCTATTGTATAACATGGGCATTTGGCCACCTTTTACAGCTCTATGATGCAAAGGATTATGAGCCTTCGATGAAAAGCTGGAGGATGGAGAAATTTCCATTTATTCCGGAAAGGTTCCGCTACAAAGTCAAATCCAGTCCGAAAAATCGCGACTATAAGGATGCTGGCGCTGAAAAGCAGCTAAAAACGATTTATCGCTTATGCAAACGCACTGATGTAGATACGATTATTTCTGCCTGTGACTATGACCGTGAAGGGCAAATTATCGGTGATACGATTATCTACAATTTAAAGGTGAACAAACCTATTTATAGACTTTTACTAAATGAGTGGACACCATATGAAGTGCTAAAAGGTTTACAGTCTCTTAAACGAAATGAAGAACTAAGACCGCTTCAAGATGCCGGAATTAGCAGGCAATGGGCTGATTGGGTTATCGGGATTAATCTTACATCAGTTGCCACATTAAAATATCAAAAAGGAAAGGGACAAGCTTTAAATATTGGGCGGGTATTACTGCCGACTTTGAAAATTATTTATGACCGCGATGAAGAAATTAAAAATTTTGTACCTGAGAGCTATTGCAAATTAACTGCAACATTCCGTACCGCGAATAATGAATACTATGAAGCAGTTTATCATGAGGATAAAGAAGATAAATTTAAAGATGCTAACCACCTTCAGTTGATCCAACAAGCATTAGATGGAAAAAAGGGCAAGATTCTTGATAAACAAGTAGAGCGAAAAAAAGAGTATTCCCCTTATTTGTTTAATCTTTCAAACCTCCAAGGGACAATCACAAGTAAATTCAAAGGTTGGACATCAGATAAAGTATTAAAGATTGCCCAAAGCTTATACGAGAAAAAATTTATTACATATCCACGGACTGCTAGTGTTGTGTTGGAGGAAAGTCTAGTTGAGAGGGCAGCAAAAGTATTAGAAGGGTTAAAGGAGGACCATCCGTTTAAAGACGAAATTGCATTTTCAAAGCTAAAGCGGGTGTTTGACAATTCAAAGGTCGAAAGCCATAGTGCGATTATTCCAACGTATTTGAAACCGAAGTCGCTTACAAGCGATGAAGAAATCGTTTATAATGCGATTAAAAATCGTTTCATTGCCCAATTTATGCCGATTGCGGAATATGAGGAAACGAAATTTGTAACGAAAGTTGAAGGTATTCCTGGCTTATTTCATTCCCAAGGGAAAGTGCAGCTAGTGGAAGGATGGAAAAAAATTGAACAAATTGAATCAAAGGATACGATTTTGCCGTTAGTTGAAATAAATGAAATCGTTGATATTGAAAAGCATGAACTTACCTCACATATGACGAAACCCCCGAAGCATCATACCGAAAAAACATTGCTCCGCGTGATGGAAACGTGTGGAAAAAGCTACAAAGGGGAAGACAGTGAGGAAATGCTTGTTGCGATTTTAAGCGGTTTTAGTATTGGCACTCCAGCAACAAGGGCGGAAACGATAAAAAAGCTGAAGGATGTTGGTTATATTACAACACAAAATAAAAACCTTGTCTGCACCGAGCTTGGAAGAAAATTAGTAGAAACATTCCCAATTAAAGCTTTATTTGACCTTGAATTTACGGGACGCTTAGAAAAGACACTTGCCGATATCGAGAAACAAAAATATAGCAAGGAAGCTTTTCTTAAGGTTATTTTTGATTTTACAGTAGATGCCGTTTCCAAAATAAAGATTGACCAAGAAATTACAATCCATGAAGTGGCATCAGAGAAAATAGTAGTAGAACCATTGGGAAAATGTCCGCTTTGTAGCCATGCTGTTATTGAAGGCAAAAAAGGGTTTGGCTGCAGCAACTGGAAAAGTGGCTGTAAATTTGTTATTTGGAAAAATGATAAGTTATTAGCATCGCTGAAAAAGAAGCCAACGAAAACAATGGTGAAAATGCTCCTGAAAAATGGGGTTGTCCATGTAAAAGGACTCACAAGCAAAAATGGCAATAAATTTGATGCTAATTTGCGTTATGTAAAAAATCCCCAAAATGAGTATTTTAGTTGGAAAATGGAGTTTAATTAG
- a CDS encoding LysM peptidoglycan-binding domain-containing protein, which yields MIIHVVKSGETLWQIASRYNVNTNAIVQINELQFPNQLVIGQSLVIPTASSMHVVTSGETLWSIANRYGVTIDSIIQANQLTNPNLLYLGTKLIIPPRIHIVQSGETLSQIASRYGMTTQAIIRENQIQNPNLIYVGTRLIIPRRKTTIEVNAYTYQGSEEAAARSINEVGRHLTYLSPFAYMIKEDGTLEPFPDRLAISASYSQRVVPMMAITNFTSTSLGSNLANTILANRELSEKVLTNALKIMDEKGYRGLNVDFENVLPADRENYNRFMQLAVNRLHPKGYFVSSALAPKTSGAQTGLLYTAHDYEAHGRIADFVVLMTYEWGYRLGPPQAISPINQMRRVIEYAVSVMPPEKIFLGFQIYARDWVLPHVKGQSARTFGVQEAVRLAVTHGATIQYDERTQSPFFRYWDEQGRQHEVWFEDARSAQAKFDLVKEFKLRGVSYWALGYSYPQNWALLEDNFNIKKLI from the coding sequence TTGATTATCCATGTTGTAAAAAGCGGGGAAACGCTCTGGCAAATTGCTAGTCGTTACAACGTCAATACAAATGCAATTGTCCAAATAAATGAACTGCAATTTCCCAATCAGTTGGTCATTGGCCAATCACTAGTCATTCCAACAGCTAGTTCAATGCATGTTGTTACATCTGGTGAAACATTATGGTCGATTGCCAATCGATACGGGGTAACGATTGATTCAATTATCCAAGCTAACCAACTAACAAATCCTAATCTTCTTTATCTGGGAACAAAATTAATCATCCCACCTCGCATTCATATTGTTCAATCTGGGGAAACACTCTCACAAATTGCAAGCCGCTATGGTATGACGACGCAAGCCATTATCCGCGAAAATCAAATTCAAAATCCTAATCTCATTTATGTTGGGACGCGCTTAATCATTCCGAGACGAAAAACAACAATCGAAGTGAATGCTTATACGTATCAAGGAAGTGAAGAGGCTGCGGCTAGGTCGATTAATGAAGTAGGCCGTCACCTTACGTATTTAAGTCCATTTGCTTATATGATTAAAGAGGACGGAACATTGGAGCCATTTCCCGACCGCTTAGCAATCTCCGCTTCCTACTCTCAACGGGTCGTGCCAATGATGGCAATTACAAACTTCACGTCAACATCACTTGGGTCCAATTTGGCAAACACGATTTTGGCTAACCGAGAATTAAGCGAAAAAGTTCTGACTAATGCTCTTAAAATCATGGATGAAAAAGGGTACCGCGGCTTGAATGTTGATTTTGAAAATGTCTTACCTGCAGATCGTGAAAATTATAATCGCTTTATGCAGCTCGCTGTTAATCGCCTCCATCCAAAAGGATATTTTGTCTCAAGTGCCCTTGCTCCAAAAACTAGCGGTGCGCAAACAGGGCTTTTATATACCGCACATGATTATGAGGCCCATGGAAGAATTGCCGATTTTGTTGTACTGATGACTTATGAATGGGGTTATCGACTAGGACCGCCGCAAGCAATCTCACCGATTAATCAAATGAGACGTGTCATCGAATACGCCGTTTCAGTGATGCCGCCGGAAAAAATTTTCTTAGGCTTCCAAATTTATGCCCGTGATTGGGTGCTTCCACATGTAAAAGGACAATCAGCAAGAACATTTGGTGTACAGGAAGCGGTAAGGCTTGCTGTCACACATGGGGCAACCATCCAATACGATGAAAGGACCCAATCACCGTTTTTCCGTTATTGGGATGAACAAGGTAGGCAGCATGAAGTTTGGTTTGAAGATGCTCGTAGTGCCCAAGCGAAGTTTGATTTAGTGAAAGAATTTAAGCTTCGTGGTGTCAGTTATTGGGCGTTAGGATATTCTTACCCACAAAACTGGGCGCTATTGGAGGATAATTTTAATATAAAGAAATTGATATGA
- a CDS encoding S-layer homology domain-containing protein: protein MKKKAIAFSCMLILPQIAAAPFASAEVRTMDYSAGVVAAEAIKEKPQQNDAEVTAKISKDKAIEIAKDFVKVPNDYTQQSVMYQGNWYPGNRTIWNINWNRQTEQGFGNISVTVDAENGTVLSMYRWEDTYGKPATYPPKYNWESAKKIAEQFLQEKVPQKASLVKLDTTNLANQRPPLQGDASYYYSFLRVENDIPFQEQYISVTVNGNGEVASYDYRWDDNINIPATSGMISQKEAEKKIKDGMQIQLKYQTIYNYFLPQSEQKPTVKLAYDSRFNYPFIDAKTGQWLDYSGKPIDMKTLPVKLEPLSTEKPSQTTSVNKDITQEQAVEIAKKQFNIPANAVLENVFFNDADQYQKFPVWSLSWRLGEQPMTYISVSIDGHTGQITNYYKEDPSRYQPYVENQTIKQVVNYEQALEKAKEALKTFAPNQLGELTFDPVRNPKPENPGKMREFYFTFHRLVDGIIVEDQFVNITIGTETGEIYQYYQTWDPQSNFPSASNVVSVEKGREVYLDNFTIVPKYLYIENIDYNMPRPTSSKPEVKLVYHFAMKPQNQAVYLDATKGKWVLIETGEPIRGNIEAKDIKGHANEQALQLLIDYNAIDVDDAGLVKPDEEITRGEMVKMLMLVTNPDPYYYKMNYMGGARAATFKDVASNSPYFAYVESAVQQGFIDKTQGEFKPNEAVTREELAEMITKAMRLDKLAQVPDLFNVNFLDADKINKKGTAAIVHHLGIMPAANSNFEPAKKVTRGAGAQAFYQFLQERGKYNR from the coding sequence ATGAAGAAAAAAGCAATCGCATTTAGCTGTATGTTAATTTTACCACAAATTGCAGCCGCACCTTTTGCCAGTGCTGAAGTAAGAACAATGGATTATAGCGCTGGGGTAGTAGCTGCTGAGGCTATAAAAGAGAAACCTCAACAAAATGATGCTGAGGTCACAGCAAAGATTTCCAAGGATAAAGCAATTGAAATTGCCAAAGATTTCGTAAAAGTTCCAAACGATTATACACAGCAATCAGTCATGTATCAGGGCAACTGGTATCCGGGTAACCGCACAATTTGGAATATTAATTGGAATCGGCAAACCGAGCAGGGGTTTGGAAATATTTCGGTAACTGTTGATGCTGAGAACGGTACAGTTCTTTCGATGTATCGCTGGGAGGATACATATGGCAAGCCAGCAACATATCCTCCAAAATATAATTGGGAAAGTGCGAAAAAGATTGCCGAACAATTTTTGCAAGAAAAAGTGCCGCAAAAAGCTAGTTTAGTAAAGCTAGATACTACTAATCTTGCTAATCAAAGACCACCTTTACAAGGAGATGCAAGCTACTATTATTCTTTTTTACGTGTTGAAAATGACATTCCATTCCAAGAACAATACATTTCTGTTACTGTAAATGGCAATGGTGAGGTCGCTAGCTACGACTATCGCTGGGATGATAATATCAACATTCCTGCTACTTCCGGAATGATCTCGCAAAAAGAAGCTGAGAAAAAAATAAAAGACGGCATGCAAATTCAACTAAAATATCAAACAATTTATAATTATTTTTTGCCGCAATCTGAGCAAAAGCCAACTGTAAAGCTAGCATATGACAGTCGTTTTAATTATCCGTTTATTGATGCCAAAACTGGACAATGGCTTGATTACAGTGGAAAGCCAATCGACATGAAAACTCTTCCAGTAAAGCTTGAACCGCTTTCAACTGAAAAGCCAAGCCAAACAACATCTGTAAACAAAGACATCACACAGGAACAAGCAGTCGAAATTGCGAAAAAACAATTTAACATCCCAGCCAATGCTGTGTTGGAAAATGTCTTTTTTAATGATGCTGATCAGTATCAAAAATTTCCAGTTTGGAGTTTAAGTTGGCGACTTGGTGAACAACCAATGACTTATATAAGCGTTTCTATTGATGGTCATACTGGACAAATTACTAATTATTACAAAGAGGATCCTAGCAGGTATCAGCCATACGTTGAAAACCAAACAATTAAACAAGTTGTCAACTATGAACAAGCACTTGAAAAAGCGAAGGAAGCTTTGAAAACATTTGCACCTAATCAGCTTGGCGAATTAACATTTGACCCTGTAAGAAATCCAAAGCCGGAAAACCCAGGGAAAATGAGAGAGTTTTACTTCACGTTCCATCGCCTTGTTGACGGAATTATTGTCGAAGATCAGTTTGTGAATATAACAATCGGCACAGAAACAGGGGAGATATATCAATATTATCAAACTTGGGATCCACAAAGTAACTTTCCGAGCGCAAGCAATGTAGTATCAGTAGAAAAAGGCAGGGAAGTTTACTTAGATAATTTCACGATTGTTCCTAAGTATTTATATATCGAAAATATTGATTATAATATGCCAAGGCCTACTTCCTCAAAGCCTGAAGTAAAGCTCGTTTATCACTTTGCAATGAAACCACAGAATCAAGCTGTTTATCTCGATGCAACGAAGGGTAAGTGGGTATTGATTGAAACTGGCGAGCCAATCCGCGGGAACATTGAGGCAAAAGATATAAAAGGTCATGCAAATGAACAAGCACTCCAGCTATTGATTGACTATAATGCAATTGATGTTGATGATGCTGGACTTGTAAAGCCAGATGAGGAAATCACAAGGGGCGAAATGGTAAAAATGCTCATGCTTGTGACAAACCCAGACCCATATTACTATAAAATGAATTATATGGGCGGTGCTAGAGCAGCAACTTTCAAAGATGTAGCAAGCAACTCGCCGTATTTTGCCTATGTTGAATCAGCTGTCCAGCAAGGCTTCATTGATAAAACACAAGGGGAGTTTAAACCAAATGAAGCTGTTACTCGCGAAGAATTAGCGGAAATGATTACAAAAGCGATGAGGTTAGATAAGCTTGCCCAAGTACCAGATTTATTTAATGTTAATTTCCTTGATGCTGATAAAATAAACAAAAAAGGCACAGCAGCGATTGTCCACCATTTAGGCATAATGCCTGCAGCAAACAGCAATTTTGAGCCAGCGAAAAAAGTAACACGTGGGGCTGGAGCACAAGCCTTTTATCAATTCTTACAAGAACGCGGGAAATATAACCGTTAA
- a CDS encoding cold-shock protein, with amino-acid sequence MQNGKVKWFNAEKGFGFIEVEGGDDVFVHFSAIQSDGFKTLEEGQEVTFEIVEGARGPQAANVVKQ; translated from the coding sequence ATGCAAAACGGTAAAGTAAAATGGTTTAATGCAGAAAAAGGATTCGGATTCATTGAGGTTGAAGGTGGAGACGATGTATTCGTTCACTTCTCAGCAATCCAATCAGATGGTTTCAAAACTTTGGAAGAAGGTCAAGAAGTAACTTTCGAAATCGTTGAAGGTGCTCGTGGTCCTCAAGCTGCTAACGTAGTAAAACAATAA
- a CDS encoding DUF2564 family protein: protein MGEPFNDLKQVELSVEAAQKMVGSATMSMEPGQLEAAHDAVNAAKGHLQHAQNNATGVDDEFLNNLNKQQSLLMDCEEQLKEAQR, encoded by the coding sequence ATGGGTGAACCATTTAATGATTTAAAACAAGTAGAACTTTCCGTTGAAGCTGCTCAAAAAATGGTCGGATCTGCAACAATGAGCATGGAACCTGGGCAACTTGAGGCTGCCCATGATGCAGTAAATGCCGCAAAAGGACATTTACAACATGCCCAAAACAATGCAACTGGTGTTGATGATGAATTTTTAAACAATTTAAACAAGCAGCAATCACTTTTAATGGATTGCGAAGAACAATTGAAAGAAGCCCAACGTTAA
- a CDS encoding zinc-finger domain-containing protein, with product MERKQVFEKVSSLLDTYCNGCFLARHHRKEYSKKYAQTFCIKQCTVGSELQKYGKTLS from the coding sequence GTGGAGCGAAAACAAGTGTTTGAGAAAGTAAGTTCGCTTCTAGATACATATTGCAACGGTTGTTTTTTAGCCCGACACCACCGCAAGGAATATAGCAAAAAGTATGCACAAACCTTCTGTATCAAACAGTGTACGGTTGGAAGCGAACTGCAAAAGTACGGGAAAACACTTTCATAA
- a CDS encoding reverse transcriptase-like protein, producing the protein MRVSIHWTYKHPKGRQIELTSDLLPANEALFLAEDFEKTGRTKEIIFYDTEDQSWTKKELQKFVKGIETEPHDIVAFFDGGYDLQSRKAGLGISIYFTQNNKEYRIRKNALFDEIESNNEAEYAAFWLLLQELENLGVHHTEVTFKGDSQVVLNQLSGDWPVYEQEFMPWINRIEEKMKKLGIKPIYEPISRKLNKECDQLALQALNGIEIDSRLDLQ; encoded by the coding sequence GTGAGGGTATCTATACATTGGACTTATAAACATCCGAAAGGCAGACAAATTGAACTGACATCTGATTTGCTGCCAGCCAACGAAGCGTTGTTCCTTGCCGAGGATTTTGAAAAAACAGGCCGTACAAAAGAAATCATATTTTATGATACAGAAGACCAATCATGGACAAAAAAAGAATTGCAGAAGTTTGTTAAAGGGATTGAAACAGAGCCACATGATATTGTTGCTTTTTTTGATGGGGGGTATGATTTACAATCAAGAAAAGCAGGCTTAGGAATTTCGATTTATTTTACACAAAACAATAAAGAATACCGGATACGTAAAAATGCCCTGTTTGATGAAATCGAATCAAATAACGAAGCGGAATATGCGGCGTTTTGGCTTTTGCTACAAGAGCTAGAGAATTTGGGTGTACATCATACTGAAGTGACATTTAAAGGCGATTCACAAGTTGTTTTGAATCAATTAAGCGGTGATTGGCCAGTCTATGAACAAGAATTCATGCCATGGATTAACCGGATTGAAGAAAAAATGAAAAAACTTGGGATTAAACCAATTTATGAGCCGATTTCGAGGAAGCTAAATAAAGAATGTGATCAGCTCGCCTTACAAGCATTAAATGGAATTGAAATCGATAGTCGTTTAGATTTGCAATAA
- the ilvB gene encoding biosynthetic-type acetolactate synthase large subunit, translating into MNMAKQEYNGAALLLNSIAQQGGHKIFGCHGEILLPIFDKLAENKEITFIQLKHEQAAVHAADGYARACGKAGFALIGAGTAVTNAVTSIATAFSDSVPMVVVVCQIESEKIGKDSYQEVDVSGLTIPITKHYSRVSKIENLPEAIEIARTIAESGRPAPVVVEVMANVLHENAENISFKRTTTTYVEQKKPKKAVSKNTITNVIEALSQAKKPVILVGGGAIISEASEMLTDFVDKTKIPVATTLMGIGAFDSNHSLHLGMLGMHGTFASNKAVHHCDLLLCLGVRFSDRVTGKMSGFSPKSTKIQVDIDASEINKIVNIDIPVVADVLDFLTELNKQVQHEQIVENCAEWVTEVTNYKRTVARFDKVNSVLKPQEVLQLVDEISNDDAVVVTDVGQHQIFTAHNYKFTRPRTFLSSGGLGTMGFGFPAAIGAAAAMPDKQIICVTGDGSFQMNLQELSTAFIQKLPIKIVVLNNGYLGMVRQWQELFYDRRYSSVKISSPDFAKLAEAYGVAGFKAKNAEQAKDIIKRAFEHEGPALLEFDIVEEENVYPMVPPGASNSEVILSR; encoded by the coding sequence ATGAATATGGCGAAGCAAGAGTATAACGGAGCAGCCCTACTCCTTAACTCGATTGCACAACAAGGTGGACATAAAATCTTTGGTTGCCACGGTGAAATATTATTGCCGATTTTCGATAAACTAGCTGAAAATAAAGAGATAACATTTATTCAGCTAAAGCATGAGCAAGCAGCAGTCCATGCCGCAGATGGGTATGCAAGGGCCTGTGGAAAGGCAGGCTTTGCTTTAATCGGTGCGGGAACAGCCGTTACAAACGCAGTTACAAGCATTGCCACGGCCTTTAGTGATTCAGTGCCAATGGTTGTGGTCGTTTGTCAAATAGAATCAGAAAAGATTGGTAAAGATTCATACCAAGAGGTTGATGTCAGCGGCTTAACAATACCAATTACAAAACATTATAGTAGAGTTAGTAAAATTGAAAACTTGCCTGAAGCCATTGAAATAGCGCGAACGATTGCAGAAAGCGGTAGACCTGCTCCAGTTGTTGTCGAGGTTATGGCAAACGTATTACATGAAAATGCGGAGAATATAAGCTTCAAAAGAACTACTACAACGTATGTTGAACAGAAGAAGCCCAAAAAAGCGGTTAGCAAAAATACTATAACTAATGTTATAGAAGCACTTTCACAAGCAAAAAAGCCAGTGATTTTAGTTGGCGGCGGCGCCATTATTTCTGAAGCTTCAGAAATGTTAACTGACTTTGTCGATAAAACGAAAATCCCTGTTGCTACTACATTGATGGGGATTGGTGCTTTTGATAGCAACCATAGTCTGCATTTAGGGATGTTAGGAATGCATGGCACATTTGCATCAAATAAAGCGGTTCATCATTGTGACCTTTTACTATGCTTAGGTGTTCGTTTTAGTGATCGGGTCACTGGTAAAATGAGCGGATTTTCTCCAAAATCAACAAAAATTCAAGTTGATATTGATGCATCCGAAATTAATAAAATTGTTAACATCGATATTCCTGTAGTTGCTGATGTTCTTGACTTTTTGACAGAGCTAAATAAACAAGTACAACATGAACAGATTGTTGAAAACTGTGCTGAATGGGTAACGGAAGTCACGAATTACAAACGGACTGTAGCTCGTTTTGATAAAGTTAATAGCGTGTTAAAACCACAAGAGGTTTTGCAGCTAGTCGACGAAATTTCAAATGATGATGCAGTCGTTGTAACCGATGTTGGCCAGCATCAAATTTTTACAGCCCATAATTATAAATTTACAAGGCCGCGAACGTTCCTTTCTTCTGGCGGTTTAGGAACGATGGGATTTGGATTTCCAGCAGCAATCGGCGCTGCAGCTGCAATGCCTGACAAACAAATTATTTGTGTGACTGGCGATGGCAGCTTCCAAATGAATTTGCAGGAACTGAGTACTGCATTTATTCAAAAGCTCCCTATTAAAATTGTTGTTTTGAATAATGGCTATCTTGGCATGGTCCGCCAATGGCAGGAGCTATTTTATGATCGCAGGTACTCATCGGTAAAAATTTCTTCACCTGATTTTGCGAAACTCGCCGAAGCCTATGGTGTGGCTGGATTTAAAGCAAAAAATGCGGAGCAAGCAAAAGATATTATTAAAAGGGCTTTTGAGCACGAGGGCCCAGCACTGTTAGAGTTTGATATTGTCGAGGAAGAAAATGTTTATCCTATGGTGCCTCCTGGTGCAAGCAATAGTGAGGTCATTCTTTCTAGGTAA
- a CDS encoding TetR/AcrR family transcriptional regulator: MKDKKDQIIAAALRIFLKKGYLQATTQEIAKEAEVAEMTLFRKFSTKQNLFLSVFLPIIAHQFDSKLMQFAKEENTSDFFRKILQDRLETLSRNDQVIRLLIAESVMNHLDERINIPETIMNSLKQAIEVHFSKKQKTVDVDRCARLIGGILLSHVILPEKVPYYKLPKSKKNELLEQYVQTLCQFIS; this comes from the coding sequence ATGAAAGATAAAAAAGATCAAATTATTGCTGCTGCACTGCGTATTTTTTTGAAAAAGGGATACCTCCAGGCGACTACCCAAGAAATTGCGAAGGAAGCGGAAGTAGCTGAAATGACCTTATTTAGAAAATTTTCAACAAAACAAAATTTGTTTTTATCAGTTTTTTTGCCAATTATTGCCCATCAATTTGATTCAAAATTGATGCAATTTGCAAAAGAAGAGAATACTTCTGATTTTTTTCGGAAGATTTTACAAGATCGTCTAGAGACATTATCACGAAATGATCAAGTGATTAGACTTCTCATCGCTGAAAGTGTAATGAATCATTTGGATGAAAGGATTAACATTCCTGAAACAATCATGAATAGTTTAAAACAAGCAATTGAAGTTCACTTTTCAAAAAAACAAAAAACGGTAGACGTAGACCGCTGTGCAAGGTTAATTGGAGGGATACTATTAAGTCATGTTATTTTGCCAGAAAAAGTGCCTTACTATAAATTGCCAAAATCAAAGAAGAATGAACTTCTTGAACAATATGTTCAAACACTATGCCAATTCATTTCATGA